The nucleotide sequence aaaatgtttttctgacaaaaaacaaacaaacaaaaaaacccaaaccaacaaaaacccacccttaaaatatatatttaagttTTCTTGCAGGAAATGAATTAAGATAAACTCAGAATAAATCTTATCTTGGGAAGAGGGTGGTCCCATGAAATAAAAAGTCAGCAGCTTGCACAGACCCCGTCTCCAATATTTGCTGTAAGTGGAGTTGTTTTTGCTGGTGAGGTTTTGATAAGCTACAAATTGGTAGAAAATAAATAACCAGGGCAGAGATGGGCCCTGCTgacacaaaccccacaggagAAGTCACCCATGACCTCATGAGGCACcagagaaaggaaggagagattgtcagggcacagggacccAAATCAAATCATTCACAGGAGGAAGAGAAGACCTTCAACACCCATCAGCTCAaatctgctgctctggctgaggGGTCTGGAGTGGGAACTAAATCCAGGGAAAACCTTTCCCTGCTGTGAGAAATGCTACTCACTTCCAAAAATGTAACAGGTTTATTCAATctttatcaaaaatacaacaggagactgaatagagaaaatattacagcaccaggagcagaggattccaccaccatgtgctcatccaCACAAGGATGTTCTGCCTTTTACCTCTTTAATCCCTCTCAAAATTCTGTCCATTGACTTCAAGGCTCTCCAGTGGTGAAGTTTACTTCCTTAAATCCTGATTGGAGATCACGTGTTCCCATAGTGACAATCTGACcgtcccaaatgtcccaaacccaggccACCCCCTGAAAACAACACAAGGGGGTAAAACATAACTATAAAGCTATAAAACAATAAATCTATAAAACCTCTCCtaacatatatatgtatgatatttgccttttaattgtgaTAAAAAGGCAAATATCATATACAAAGGCaactataaatctataaaacaATAACTACAaatctataaaacttctcttacaATATATACATGacatttgccttttaattttgATAAAACATAACTGTAAATCTATAAAACTTCTCCTAACATACATATAtaatatttgccttttaattgtgaTGAAACAGAACAATAAATCTATAAAACAATAACTATAAATGTATAAAACTTCTAAGATAGGAGACATAACATAACATCCTCATATACATAACATAGACCATAACACCCTAATATCCATGATATTTGCCTTTCAGTTGTGGGAGTCACCCATGGCATTGCCCATCTCTCACGCTGCTGtctcagagctgcaggcagagcccgtGGCACACCAGGGATGGGGTCAGGTTGCCCAGGAGTGATTGATTCCCCTTCCTGCAAGCCCAGACTTCCAGGCCACCTCTCCCACCTTGGGGCTGGCAGTTCATTGTCATGCAGCAGCACCGAAGCCCCAAACCTCACTCTTTCAAACTGCAATTCTTTATTACTCACTGTCAAAAAACACCCTGGGCCAGCTACAATTCCTCCCACCTGCTCCccatttccagctctgcctggaaaCCACCAGGGCACCGAGTGCCATCCTTTTGTCTGGGAGGTGCCAGCATCAGGTGGGCTCTGGAGGTTCAGGAGGTGCTCGCTGCCACCCAAACCTGTGATATTTGAATGTGAATACAAAATGCTACCCCCACCGCTCCATccagggattttttccccccctcaggCTCAGAAAAAATGATGAGGGTGCAGCAAATGGGGGTCTCCCGGGGCCAATTAGCAGAGATTTGGGCAGCATCCAGACACTTCTGGGGGGTCACTGAAAAGCCTTGAATTTCCAGCTGCCTCCCCGCCCCACACCATTCATTTTCAAGGCACGCAGCGGGCACAGGTGGGGCTGGGGCCGAAATAAGAGTTTTGTTTATGCAGACAGTAGGGCTGGGCACCAGTGCATCGTGTGTTTGCATCCCAATAAATCCCGAGCACCACAGATCGGCCCGGAATGCAAACCAAGCGATGCCCATCCTCGGGGACAAAGGCAGGGAGCTGCCCATGCTGCAGGAGCTttgtcacctgtgccaggggTGGCACCGGCTCCTCGTCGCCTTCCTGGGATgtgctttgcattttttttgCCTATGCAAACCAGAGGAGGAGGTGAACCGGCTCTTCCTGCTAGGGTGAGCAGGGTAAAGGGGAGAAATTTGGTTTTTCTGGAGCTCTGGATTGATGGACAGCACTTGGGTACCTACTTCTGCACTGACATGAAATGAGAGCAATTGTAAAGAACAACCAGGATGTGCCTCTGCTAAGGCTGATTGTTGTATTGCACTAAACAGTTATTTAGTTGTTTTGCACTGGATTTTGTATTATTGCACAGAATAGTGTGTTTGTATCTTCATGGGATTCCCCTCTTACACCACATGCTCTTTCCGACCCCACGTGCTGCCCAAACTCTCCCTGGAAAACCAGACactattttttcctctgtttttccaCTTGCAGGGATGCTCAAGTGCTCCTTGTAACTCCAGAGCAGCAAATTTTTCTGCAGGAGCATGATGTTTTCAAGGTGATGGTATGTTTTTATGAGGCCAGGAGGGAAACATTTCGAATTTGCTGTCTAGACACATATTTGACAAAAAAGGGGACACTTTAACACAACCCTTACAGAGCACTGAGCACAACTACTCAAAGACCCTTTTAAGCCTCACGCCCCCAAAGCCTTTCTGCCCATGAGCAAGCTTCAGCCAAAGCACACAAATTTCAGGGACACCCCAAAtgctgcccctgtgccaggcactgcCCCCACACACATCCAGCATGAATGAAGGGCTGGGGATGAAGACTGCAGTTAAAAGGAACACTCCCAACTTCAGACAGCTTCAAACCCTGTTAGACAGGAGGAATATCTGAGTTTCCACAGCACAACCAGAGGAAACTCTCTGTGTGTCACAGAAAGCACTTCTCAcagagcagcaaaaccaggcacATCAGCCTCAAGGGCAACTTGATGTGCAAGGAATTTGCTGGAAACATCCTGTTTGGCTGTTCAAGGGCATCTCTGGTGCCCCTTTGATTTCTGCttgccttgagaaggctgacctagaacagagttacagaataaagtagggatttatgaAAAGACCTCagtggatgcaccttgggcagcacaagagcccagccagggctgcacccaagatgaaccaaaatggtcacaaaatggattACAGGGCCTCAAAGGGAATGGTGGATCCTGGACAGTGGTGGGGTAGGTTTTAGGTCAAAAGGACATGTGGAAACACCTCCAGGATGGCTGAAAGTGCTTGtttgtctgtcctgctgcctgtAAGAGAGCTCCTGCTGTCTCAAAGTCGTTCACCTTGGCTCCTTTAGCATCTCTCCATCCCGTGGGATACATGGCATTTGAGCTTCTACAGACTGATTAAATAGACATGGTTAACATTTGTCATCAGGACACTCCAGATCACAGCATTAGAGACCACACGTGGAGCAGACAGCAATCCAAACACTAAGCTAATGGAGAACTGAGAACTACAGGTTATTCCaataaataacagaaaattggggtgaaaaaaaatgttagaGACTAGACTTCTACCCAAAAACATAGTGGGTGCTAACTCCAGAAGCCTGTAAAATGTCTCAGCTGCAATATTTTcactcaggggaaaaaaaaaaaaaaagaaacagaaagaattcttttgcttttcatcaAAATGTCAAAATTAGTGGTGAGACCGAAGCAAGTCACTCTCTCCCCACCCAAGGCAGCAGTAAAAGTGCCACTGCCTGAAGGGTTGCAGCATCCTGGAGGGCCTCCTGGGCCCAGCACACCCATTACAGCTGCTTTCCTGTGAACACCAGCCACCCCTTGGATGCTGCCAGGAGTGACACTGTCACTGCAGGACAAAGCCACGCAGAGCAGCGTGGCCCAGGAAGGCTCACGGAGCAAAGTGGaggtcccaggagctgcaggcaggtgGCTGAGGCTCCCGGTGCCCCCAGTGGGGTCTGCTTTGCCAGAAGGAGCACGAAAGCCCCGCgaaggctgcagcagccccagcccccgggGCTGGCACTAATGAAGCTGCCTGGCCctccttccctttcttccttcttttcccagGTTGGAGCACCCCATCCCATCAGAGTGTACTTGAAAGAGCAGGGTACTCCCTTTGTATGGGCAAACAAATGAAGATTAATGTGTTAGTTGTAATTAATCTGCGATGACAGATTAGCAGAGCAGTGGCAgtgccttgtgctgctgcaggagccagtgctgaTAGGACAGCTGGCGAGAGGGGACACCAAATTCAATTTGCTCCTCATTTGCATACATATGACAACCATCTGTGCTAATAGCACTGCAATGTCTCTATTAGGCTCTCCTCTAGTGTGCCAGCTCACCTAGACTCCAATTAGGCCTTTCAGCGAGAGAGCTTAAAGCATAAATATTTGCTGAGGGGAAGGCAAGGGGCTGCACGGCTCCTGCTCTTGGTGCTGCAGCCCGagccctcctccctccctccctgccccaggatgTTCTGCTGCCGTTCAGCACTGGCTGATGAGATGCTGAGCTCCATCAGCCCCAGCCCAGAAATCCAAAAATGCTTTAAGCCATGGCAGAAAAGccaaaggagcagcagaggctggttGAGGATGAGTCCTGCAGTGAGGAGGAAGCACAGGGTGCTTCTCTGCCCCATATTTTCACCCAAATTTGGGAGCTCTGACACAAATGCTACCCCCAAGGGTGGAAGAGGCTGTTGGAAACCATGGAGAGGTCCTGTGGGGGATGTCACCCCCGCAAAGGTTGTCCCTGGTTTCAGCTGACCCCCCACtcaccagctgctgctctgtgccaccagcacactcccagctccagaCCCCCTGTGCCACGGGCACTTGTGCCAAGTGGCCCTTTATTTCTGTGTACACATTGCAAATGGCAGTCCCAGACTCCCCTGAAGCTAATGAGTTAATTAACCACTTAATTAATGAGCTGGCTCACCTACCCAGCTCTTCCAATTCTTCCCACCCAAGGTGATTTTTACAATTTtgagtttattttttgttttccagccaTAATACCTCAACTCTCCAGAACTGAGAGAATAAAACTAAGCCTAACACCAGACCTGACACTAAACTTTTCTGTAAATATTAATTTAACTCTAAACATAATAACAACACTCACGGTAACCTGAGGCCTCAGCCTACCCTAAAGCTAATTACACCCATAAACCTATTCCCATCTCTCACTGCCTTGCCTTGTAAAGCCCCCCATgtcttccctgccctgcctaCCCATTCCCCTCCTTTCTGCTGCCTTTCAAACCTTCACCTGCCTGCTCCTTTCTTCCCTTGCCTTGCCATGCCTTGCCTTCCTCTGCTTTGCCTTGCTTTTGACTTTTTGACCCCTCTGTGTCCTTGCCTTGCCTGTCCATCCCTTgtgtgcccattccctgcctTGTCTTGCCTTGCCCTTCCTGCCCTGGCCTTTCCTTGCctccccctccctgtccctgccttctGCCACCTTTCTATGGGATCAATCCCTGCacgttttctattttggaggagGGAATCCCATTTTTTCTTATAGTTCCTCTCTTCAGCAAAAAACGATTTTGATTCCACGCATTGGGTGGTCCTGGGTGAATTTAATTGCTTTTCCTAGCAGGGAGCTCTATGGGCTAGACCTGTTGAAGTGTTTTGGTGGGAATGCAAACTCCAGGCTCTTGAGGTTTTAGTCCTGGGACCTTTAGTGTGTGAGCAGCGCCTGGTGCTGTTCTGTTTGCATCCTGACTCTGTGAGACTGAAGGATTATGGCAGGACACAGGGCTGAGAAGGAAAGTGAAGACACCAGGGTGGTTTGAAGCTGTAGGCAGCAAGAACTTTCTCAGCTGGCACTTTTGTGAGCTCTGTTTTCACTGGATGTTTTCGAGTTTGTAGGCAGACTCTGTGAGAGTGAAAAGACTTCTTAGAGCAAAGGAATTAATGCTGTGTCCCACCCTTTGGGTGTGCTGTAAATAAGAGTCTGTActgggaaggggaagggcaCTGAAGACTTGCTGTCCTGACAGAGGTTATTTGagagcagggacacttccagCTTGGCTCTGCCCCCGGGGTTTTTCCGAGCTGGTCTCGGTGTGTTTCCTTCTTCTGCGAGCCGGCAGCGCTATCGTGTGGTTGTTGTGATGagctctgacagtgcccagGAAAAACCCAAGGTTTTTATCCGTCCCAGCACAGCTCCGTGCACCTTCAGGCATTTGCAGTCTCACGGAGTCCCATTACAAAAGTAAGAACGTTCAGCAGGTCACACACGAAATGTTCTAGAGGGaagaggcagggctggaattCACTTTTCTTTTGCAGCCTGTAACTGCAGAACCAACAAGGAGATGATTCATCTTCCTTCCCAGCCCTATGCAGGGTCACGTTCTTCCAGTCTGCAAGAGCCAGGATCCACAACGGAGCTCTCACACGGACTGATCCCACACgaatggggctgggaaaagCCCAGAAAGCCCAGAAAACCAACTTGCAAAATAATGAAACACTCCAAGCCCAGCTGAAAATTACCCCAAATGCAGAGCCAAGCTGCAAACGTCCCTGCTCTCAAATCAGCAGTGTCAGGACTGAAAGTTTTCACTGACCTTCCCCTCCTAAGTACAAACTCTTATTTACACCACACCCAAATGGCAATGTGAATGAATTTGTGCTAAGAAATGTTTTCAATCTCATGGAGCCTGTCTACAAATTTGAGGTGATATTACTGGTTCCTCTCTGAACTCAAGAAACAATGTCAATGTCTAGTCAGCTTTGATGCTGACTAGAGGGCTTTAGGCATCCTAGTGGAAGCTTTGAGCTGTAAAAGAAGGCTTTGGACCATCCCAAAGGGACTTTGGGTCTTCGAAATGGGTCTGTAAGAATTAAAAATGGGGTTTGGAAATGAAAATGAGGGCCTTGAAGTTAGGTTTTGTGCCCTCAAAGGATGCTTCACTGCCACAACCAAAGGCTTTTCCTCCTTAAAAGGGATCTTTAGGGGCTTAAAAGCCTGGAAGAAGCTGGGAAGAGTGGAAGAGAAACCCCCAGCACTCCAAGTGTGCCAAACTAAACAGCAACCAGGCTCATTGAcagccctcagcagccttggagTCCTGCGgctgctggagctcctggaaGACACAGGAGCTCTGCTGACAGACAAACAGCCCTTTGTGCACATGGCCCAGTGACCCTCAGCCCTGagaggtgcccaggctggggttCTGTGGCCTCGAAGGGACATGGCCCCATGTGGCCTCATGTCACAGAGAGGCAGAGATATGGCACTGGTCCAGCAATTGTGATCTCACCTGCCCAGAGTTTGGCATCCTGAGCAGAGAGCCACTGAAAgtagcagggctgagctggcctTCAGGATATCTAGGCTCCTTCCACTGTGGGCCTGCCTTTTTCCAAGCAATCTTCATCCTTGACAACAGCTACAAGCACCACCAAAATTTTTTTGATAGCTGAAGGTGTTTTGTCGGTCATGTTTGGGGTTTCTAAATAAGTTTGTTGAGATACAgttatttcctttcccttcaaGTGATGGGATTGGTGCTGAGCTGATCTTTTTGGAGATCTTTCTGGAGCTTTGGCATCCAAAGATTTCCCCTCAGTTCCTGAGAGGAGTGATGAGTGCAAGGTGGAACAGCTCCTGTGAGTCCTGCAAATACAAGATTCCAAAGGGAAAGGAAGGTGGCCTGAGGCCCAGAAATCAGAGTGGGTTTGTTGGATTTTTGGCAGAGTACACAGGGGAACAGAGAGTGTTCCAAAACTGCTTCCCTACCAGTAGATGTCAGCAGGGTCTTAGGCTTTCCCTGATGTTTGAGTTGGTGACTACAGCTGTTGTCCTCGGTGCTCCTATAGACAACTCAACATTTGATTATGGTTTTAAGTAACAACTTTGTCTCACCTCTTTTTAAACGTCGTTCCCTGCAGACATTGCTGAGGGAATGGCTCTGCCACAAAGGATTTTTCCCCCAGAGAAGATTTCCATGGACTGGCAGCAAAGACAGAGACCTGGCGCAGGACTCTTCAACCTGGGCAATACTTGCTACATCAATGTAATCCTGCAGTGCCTGACATACACACCCCCTCTGGCCAACTACCTGCtctctcaccagcacagccagtCGTGTGAGTGCTTTTAGGAACATCTCCTTGTAAATCTCTTGGGCACATCCCAAGGATCCCCAGAACCTGGAATCAGGTTTAGGAGAACAGCAGCCCTTCTTTTTTGGCCCCATGAGCTTATGTCCTTTGAACATATCTAAAAGATGCTTGTCCTGTCAAGGTGCACTCACCTTCAGCAGAACACCTCTTTTTAGGCCCAAGAACACCTCCTTCTAGCCCCAAGTTTCTACCCCTGCAAGTTGAAGTGTCTTGGCTTTCTGCACAGAACACTTTTGCCAGTTTAGCCTCCCTCTGAAGTGTGTTTTCTGTGCACTCAAATATCCTGGGCTTGTTGGGACACCGGCAGTTTGGGAGTAAAGAAGTGGAGACTGTTGTTAGAACTTGAAGATGTACATTAGGAAGCTTCTGTCCCTCCCTTCCTTGctccctgcctcctgccctgttcAGGCCAGCAGCAAGGCTTCTGCATGATGTGCACCATGGAAGCGCACGTCAGGAAGGTCCTGCGCTCCTCGGCCAGCGCCATCCTGCCCGGAGCTGTCCTCAGGGACCTCAAATGTAAGTTGTTTCAGGCACTCCAAGaggttttcttctttgtcttcccTCCTTCTAAGGTAGAGCTACTAAATTCTTTCTTAGTCATAGGGGAAGAGTTTGAGtatggcaggcaggaaaacgCCTACGAGTTCTTGCGCTGCACGCTCGATGCCATGCACAGAGCTTGTCTGAGCTGCGAGTAAGCACAAGCAAACTGCAAGTTTCAATTTCCCCAAGCCCACTGGACTCCTTGATGTGCTCCCATCAAAGAAAACTGACGTCCAGACCTTTCAGTGCTAAACCCTCAGAGGAGGTGACTCTCTCCCTTGCCATTGATTTCCAGCTTGGACGACTCTTCAGAAGAAACTACCATCGTCTATCAAATATTTGGGGGCTTCATGAAATCTAGAGGTATGTTGCCATAAGTGCTGCTTTACTTGGCTTGTCTGTGCCCTTCTGTCTGCCTTTGACAAGCAGCTGGTGCTGTGAAGGCTGGTGTAGGAGAACCCACGAGCATAAACCAGCACAGTCAATTAATTTCACTCAGCATTTTGATTTTCCTTCCAGTCACGTGCTTGAGCTGCCAAGGAGTTGTCGATTCCTTCAAGGCCTTCCTGGATGTCTCTTTGGATATCAGAGTAAGAGGTTTGCAACTGAGC is from Passer domesticus isolate bPasDom1 chromosome 20, bPasDom1.hap1, whole genome shotgun sequence and encodes:
- the LOC135284251 gene encoding ubiquitin carboxyl-terminal hydrolase 42-like isoform X5, yielding MSARWNSSCESCKYKIPKGKEGGLRPRNQNIAEGMALPQRIFPPEKISMDWQQRQRPGAGLFNLGNTCYINVILQCLTYTPPLANYLLSHQHSQSCQQQGFCMMCTMEAHVRKVLRSSASAILPGAVLRDLKFIGEEFEYGRQENAYEFLRCTLDAMHRACLSCDLDDSSEETTIVYQIFGGFMKSRVTCLSCQGVVDSFKAFLDVSLDIRAASSLTTVLEDCVTPKQLDQKECFTCSKCKKKAAASKKVTVHCAPRVLTLCLERADQWTGTKISKFVEYPEYLDLRPYMSDTAGEPLLCSLYAIVVHSGDTCLEGHFLCYAKASNGLWYKMDDESVDDCDIHTVLGQQAYLLFYARF